From Candidatus Effluviviaceae Genus V sp., the proteins below share one genomic window:
- a CDS encoding DUF624 domain-containing protein, with translation MRWQQETEEASCTRHPPSRYGRFTLRRASPLRAAWVVWAACLVARARPSGPRNLMIPQPRPRGKKATAPALRLCSRAQHPIIASFRRMETSMPTARPSHPRAAELLAPAFRTALWRVYDHLGYLILLNIIWLGLLIPVVTAPAATAALFATARRIARNEQTSIRDFFRSFVDLFPTSLLLGVFSLGLFFILWVGIDFYSHLGGALRYPGFLLAALLVWLGVFVLLMHAHIMPVLAHGDRRFISILRKSALLTLDNMLFTTGILVQTVALAALCVVTGAGLVLIAGSLIAVLLVSGHRVLLRRYRPDDPDLRDDPETRTWRDLWRPWESKARG, from the coding sequence ATGCGATGGCAGCAAGAGACAGAAGAAGCGTCTTGTACACGCCACCCTCCTTCCCGGTATGGGCGCTTCACGTTGCGTCGAGCGTCACCGCTACGCGCTGCATGGGTCGTCTGGGCAGCGTGTCTCGTTGCGAGAGCGAGGCCCTCCGGGCCCCGTAACCTTATGATACCACAGCCCAGGCCCCGAGGCAAGAAGGCGACCGCTCCCGCGCTGCGGTTGTGCTCGCGCGCGCAACATCCTATCATCGCATCGTTCAGACGAATGGAGACCAGCATGCCGACCGCGCGTCCCAGCCATCCCAGGGCCGCCGAGCTTCTGGCGCCCGCCTTCCGGACCGCCCTTTGGCGGGTCTACGACCATCTGGGGTATCTCATCCTGCTCAACATCATCTGGCTCGGCCTCCTCATCCCCGTCGTCACGGCCCCCGCCGCGACGGCGGCGCTCTTCGCCACCGCCCGCCGCATCGCCCGGAACGAGCAGACGAGCATCCGGGACTTCTTCCGGTCGTTCGTCGACCTCTTCCCGACCTCGCTCCTTCTCGGAGTGTTCTCTCTCGGCCTCTTCTTCATCCTCTGGGTCGGCATCGATTTCTACAGCCACCTCGGTGGCGCGCTCCGCTATCCCGGTTTCCTCCTGGCCGCCCTCCTCGTGTGGCTGGGTGTCTTCGTGCTGCTCATGCACGCCCACATCATGCCGGTCCTCGCCCACGGCGATCGACGGTTCATCTCGATCCTCCGGAAGTCGGCCCTCCTCACACTCGACAATATGCTCTTCACCACCGGGATCCTGGTCCAGACCGTCGCCCTCGCCGCGCTCTGCGTCGTGACCGGCGCCGGACTGGTCCTGATCGCGGGGAGTCTCATCGCGGTGCTCCTCGTCTCGGGCCACCGGGTGCTCCTCCGCCGGTACCGTCCCGACGACCCGGACCTCCGGGACGACCCGGAGACGCGGACGTGGCGCGACCTCTGGCGCCCCTGGGAATCGAAGGCCCGCGGCTGA